The Chloroflexia bacterium SDU3-3 sequence CCATCTCGACGTTGTCGCCCGGCATCACCATCTCCATGCCCTGGGGCAGGACGATCGAGCCGGTCACGTCGGTGGTACGCACGTAGAACTGCGGGCGGTACCCGGCGAAGAACGGCGTGTGGCGGCCGCCCTCTTCCTTCTTCAGCACGTAGACCTGGGCCTTGAACTTCTTGTGCGGCTTGATCGAGCCCGGCGC is a genomic window containing:
- the tuf gene encoding elongation factor Tu (EF-Tu; promotes GTP-dependent binding of aminoacyl-tRNA to the A-site of ribosomes during protein biosynthesis; when the tRNA anticodon matches the mRNA codon, GTP hydrolysis results; the inactive EF-Tu-GDP leaves the ribosome and release of GDP is promoted by elongation factor Ts; many prokaryotes have two copies of the gene encoding EF-Tu), whose protein sequence is APGSIKPHKKFKAQVYVLKKEEGGRHTPFFAGYRPQFYVRTTDVTGSIVLPQGMEMVMPGDNVEMDVELIVPVAIEDGLRFAIREGGRTVGSGVVTKIVE